The window ATCCCAAGTATTTATCAAAACTATCACTGATTTTAATATTGAGGATATTTGCGAGGTGTGTTTTGGTTTGAGTGTCACAATTCTGGAAAAAGATGATTCTggatttgatattattgattttTTGTCCAGATATTTGAGAGAAGAAAGAAGGCTTCGCTTTATTGTGTGGATTGACTTTAAGTTGGCATTAGCTGAAAGAGTTAAGTCGTCTGCATAGAATAGATGAGAGAATAGTGGACCAATGGGATTGAGTTTGATTAGATCCCAGAGTCCAGTATTGACATGATGGTTTATATATTTGGATGGTAATCCCATACATAAGTATAAAAAAGGTATGGTGACATTGGGTCGCCTTGTCGTATACCTCTTGATGgatgaaaaaaattaattttggacCCGTTAACCAAAATAGAAATTCTAGATGTACTGGTGCAACTCATGATAAGCTTGGTGATTCGTGGGGAAATTTAAAGAAGAGGAGGGCGTGGTAAATGAAGGACCATTCAAGCCTGTCGAAAGCCTTTTCCAGATCGATCTTTAAGAGGACTTTTCCATGGCGACCCTTAATTTTTTGGAAATGGTTAATGATCTCTTGAATAATAATGGTATTGTCACTAGTTCTTCTACCTTTGAGAAAACTAGATTGATAGGGGCCGATCAGCCTAACAAGGCAGGGCTTAATTCTGTTAACAATAATTTTTGTAATAACCTTGTAGATAGTGTTGCAAAGTCCTATAGGGCGAAAATTATTGAGGTTGTTCGCATTGTGAAACTTTGGAATGAGGCAGATATAGGTAGAGTTTAGAGTTTCTGGAATTGAGAGATTCTTAAAAATATTGTGGcaaaaagttaaaacaaaatttcTAACTACAtaccaatatttttggtaaaaaaaGGGGTGGATTCCATCAGGGCTCGGGgccttaaaaggtttaaataaaaAATAGCACGGATAACTTCAAAATCTTTTAATGGTTTATCCAGTTCGGAGAGATCTATGTTTTCTAAGCAAGTTTGTGAATTAAGGATATTTTTCAAAGGCGTATCTATATGGTCAGTTTGAAAAGCTTTTTGGAAAAATTCAGCTGTCTGTTGTTTGTATGTGCTAGAGTGATCACTTAGAAACTAATTATATCTTGCAAGCGTTGAAAAAAGAATATTGTCTTGGCAGAGTTTGGACTCAGCTAATTAAGACCAAATTTGCGAAGCCTCGGTATATGCTTTTGCTTCGTTCTTAATCAGCCTTGAATTCTGTGGCAGTTGGCTCTTTGCATGGATGAGGATGAAAAGGCAACAAACAATTTATTTAACAAAAGCACAGTCGGCTTTTGAAAACAATGTTTGATTATCAAAATCTTACAATTTTTTCAATCtcacttgaaaatgcattttcaaattttaaaattcaattgaaaatgaaaagattACTAGTGTTTAGTTGCGAAATACATCCAAATATATTGTAAAAATTATAAGGAAAAGTATCTTCAAAAATAGTGAACCaaaaagaacaacaagtgatttaaataaaagaaatttgagAGATTTTAGATTACATAACAAATCAggggtatttttaaaagtttgctgattgtaggggtaaatttggcccgatagtataacggTATGGGTAAATTTGGCCTGATAGTATAACAGAAGTTAATTTAGACAATATATAAAAGTAGAggagtatatttggccctttaacacaacttcatcttcaattcaaattttagtgaaattttaaatttaaattttttttggaattcaTGTCCAAATGCCTACTAAGTTTCAAtgacaacccagtataattttaCTAGTGGGATTTGGGGTTGATAATGTGTACACAAAAATTATACTTACGTGACTCCTAAATCAATTTCCATGAAAATTGACTTGCCATCCGCCAAACACTAAAATGAAAGGCTCGTCCCATCAGATTCCCGTAATAATACGCCTTCTTTATACTCCCATTCCATTGCACCTGATACATCCAATATAATATTACCAActttgaagaaaatatttttagcaGTTGTTTGAAAATTGACAACCAAACTAGACCCACCCCCCTTTCTTCCCTCTCTCTGTTACTTCAAGCAAATTCTTAACCCCCCATTTGTCTATCAGTCTCGATTCTTCTTTCTGTTTGCAAGACAAGAATCACCaagatttcaaaatttttttCCTCATTTCTTAGCTGTTTTTGAAAGAACCCCAGTATCTAGAACATATTAGTAATATCAACTAACTCAAATAATGACATTCTAACTATTGATTCTTCCAAcccattaataaaagaaaagTTCCAAACTTTCTTCTGTCAATAGGGCATACCCATTAAAGTTatgttctttttcttgttttgagTCTATTTAGACTTATTACTTTAATTACAGATTTGATTCCTGAAAAGGGAGACAAGACAACAGAAAATGAGGAATTGGACTTGGGGCTTTGTTGGTCTTCTTTATCTTGCTCTGTTGTTGAAGATTGAAGCCTTGAAATTTCATAGGACTGAACAAACTGAGAGAATATCAGGTACATTTTCTTTTGGCTCCAAAATTTTATGTTTTAGCTTGGAATTATATGTAATCTCATGTGTTACTGAGATGCGAATACTTGTTCATCATAGTAACTTAGGTTTTACTGATTTGGCTTTAGTTTCTGCATAAGGCTTCTGGTTTTAGGCTGCAACATTATTGATTTCTTCAGCTGGCTTCATTCATGAATTCTTAGTTCTGTAGGGACATAGTAGTCTTTAACCTGTAAGATCATTTCTATGTGGAATAGCATTCTTGATcgtgttgtttgtttcttttggtTAACTTGTAAATATATGTTGAATGAAATAGTCTGGTAATGGTTGGTGTTGCTAACTGCCTAAGTAATGGCATTATCTGTAGTTTTTGGCCTCCAAAGCTAAGTCTCCTTCTTTGATGATGTTCATACTGTTAATAAGATTCAGAATCTGTAGGTGATAAAACAATATACTGTTATTAAATCCTGACTGTGATACATGTCGATTTTGCAAGTCTGTCTCATACAAAACATGGGGTTTAATTAGCTAGAATGTAGGATAAGATGAGGTAGAGATGAATGGGCATCGTTAGCTGAATTATTTACCTATCTGCATGTTAGTCTGAGTAATTCTTGATGCTGGAGCATCCGTGATTGATACTTAGAAGTTTAAATCCAGATCTAAGTTAAAATTAATGAAAATCAGCTTTCACCTTAGAGCTAAGCCTGAATACAGATAAATGAGGTATTTTTTCTTACAAGTTCACCTGTCAAAGTGTGGTAGTAATCTAGAAAAATTATTGGCATATTATTCTATTGTACATGTATATTTTTTGCCACTTGATTTTGACTATAGTGGGAGAATTCTGTAGAGGCACATTAAATGCATAACTGTATAGCCCCTTATTTTCAGACTATAGACATTGAGCTCTCACACGAGCTTCATTATTGAATTTGTATCAGATATCTGAGTTCATATTAGACCGGTATCTCAAAAAACTTAAATATGTAGACAATTGACTCATAGCACGTTGTACAATTGAATATAGCAAAGGGAAGATGGCAATTTGCTTCATGAGATCTAGGTAGAGAGAAGTTATTTCATAGGTACTAGCTATAATGGTCTTCTGCATTTGGACTTTTAAGCTACATGAAGAACTTGATTGAAGACTTTGGTAGGCCATAGTTTAGATGTTTCGAGGATTCTCAAAAATTTCCAAGGGATGTTTTCAGACGCCCATTAGAACAGATTGGTTTTTCATACATGTagtttaggtggaattcacatatatatatttttttgataaaGGAGTGGAAATTCAGATAGAAATGAAAGTTGCAGCATCAGAGATAATTTCTTGGTGAATAATTTTGATGTCATAGGTGACACCATAGAACTATTGTTGTGATCACAAAGGAGCATCTTTTTACCTTaccttaaaaaagaaaaaggaaaaggaaaagaacataTTTTTATCCAACTGAATAAGTTAACTTTAATACAAAATACTAATCAAATTAACTATCATCTTTTAACTTGTTTATAAATAGTTTAGCCTATGATGGACTTGCTTTTAAATCTTAAGTATTAACTCCTATATTTTCCTTCTATTTCAAAAATTTAGGAAGTGCTGGTGATGTCTTGGAAGATGATCCAGTTGGGAGATTAAAAGTTTTTGTATATGAGCTTCCCAGCAAATACAACAAGAAAATTCTGCAGAAAGACCAACGATGCCTCAACCACATGTTTGCTGCTGAAATCTATATGCATCGTTTCCTATTATCTAGCGCTGTTCGAACCTTTAATCCTGAGGAAGCAGATTGGTTCTATACCCCTGTTTACACCACTTGTGACCTGACACCGAATGGCCTTCCCTTACCGTTTAAGTCACCACGTATGATGAGGAGTGCAATACAACTTATTGCTTCTAATTGGCCGTACTGGAATAGGACAGAGGGAGCTGATCATTTCTTCATCACACCCCACGATTTTGGTGCTTGTTTTCACTATCAAGtgagtctctctctctctctcaaacaCACACATCCACAGAATTAGATAGACTCCAGGGAAAGGTTGCTAATAAATATCCCTTAGGTTCGTGAttattgatttttgttattttcaacTGTAACTTTCAGTCATTACTTTCAAGGTCAGATAGGTTTTGGTTACACTGGGTTGTTCTGTGCGATTGCAGGAAGAAAAAGCTATTGAGAGGGGAATTCTTCCATTGCTTCAACGTGCTACCTTGGTTCAAACTTTTGGACAACGAAATCATGTTTGTTTGAAGGATGGCTCAATTACAATTCCTCCATATGCTCCCCCGCAAAAAATGCAGTCCCACTTGATCCCTCCAGATACTCCCCGATCTATCTTTGTTTATTTCCGAGGCTTGTTTTATGACGTCGGAAATGACCCAGAAGGTGGTTACTATGCAAGGTATGATAACCAAGGCTCATACCTATGAATAAATCACATTTGGTCAAGTTTCTTTAACACTTAAATATATTGAACATAGCTACTTACCGAAAGCCCTACTATTCTTCACCAAGTCGATTTATATGTGAAGTTAAGTACAGAGTTATCAGGATCTAGAATTAATGCATAGTTGATTGATTTATTTAATTGTTATTCTGAGATTATACTGTTTCTCTTTTCTCTGAAAATTTGGATGAATATTGTTTAAATAAATGTTAGATGAAATCACAACTACTGTAGAAGTTGGCTGAAAAGAGAGTAACTAACGCTGATTATTTATTTCTTCAGAGGTGCCCGAGCAGCAGTGTGGGAGAACTTTAAAGACAATCCTCTCTTTGATATTTCAACAGAGCATCCAACCACTTACTATGAAGACATGCAGCGAGCTATCTTTTGCTTGTGCCCGCTGGGGTGGGCACCATGGAGTCCGAGATTGGTTGAAGCAGTTATATTTGGCTGCATACCTGTTATTATAGCAGATGACATTGTCTTGCCATTTGCTGATGCCATCCCCTGGGAAGATATTGGCGTGTTTGTAGCAGAGAAAGATGTTCCGAATTTGGACACCATTCTCACTTCTATTCCACCAGAAGAAATATTGAGGAAGCAGAGATTGCTTGCCAATCCTTCAATGAAGCAGGCAATGTTATTTCCACAACCTGCTCAATCAGGTGATGCTTTTCATCAGATTTTGAATGGACTTGCACGTAAACTGCCTCACGACAAGAGCACTTACTTGAAGCCCGGAGAGAAGTTCTTAAACTGGACTGCTGGTCCAGTTGGCGACCTAAAACCTTGGTAGAGGATGGTTCTGAAGATATCATTTCTTTCACTTCGTCGTCCTGGCTCCAAACCTTTCTTCTATACCAAAGTTGCTGAATTTCATCTGAAGCGTAAATTTTTACCACGTAGTTTGGGAGACGACACATTCATTTTGGACCCATAGTGTTTGTTGTAGTTATGCATGAGTCTTATGAAAAATAGGTATGTACTGATTTCTACTCTCATACTCGTGCCAGAAACTTATTGCCTTTTTTGTTACTTATAGATGTTGAGCCATTAAGCATTCTTGGAAAAGTGGCTTTTCCTGTTGCATTCACTACTTATTGGGGAGTCCCTGCCCTGGGTGCCCGCCCAGGTTGGGGAATAAAGATAGAGTTGTCCTGGAATTTTGGGAAATGATATTTTCATAATGTACTATCAGAAATTAGAGTGTTCATCAGCTTATCATACTGCATACACTGCAATAATGATTTTGCTGAAGAAACTCCCAAGCTTGTGAGCTAGTTGTTGCTTTTGGTATACATCAATTCCGGTAAGTactttttgatctttttattttggttcaaaataagtaatCTTCTAACATAATCAAGAagaaattaactttttttttcaaatttgtcATTTTCTTTTTACATATCCTAATGTGTCAAATTaacaatatataaattttaattaatgataatttaatcaaaacacctttttttttcttctaggagttatatttttttaaaaggtgTGCCAAAGGTCAAAAATGACATACGGACAGGAAGAAGTAATAAAGATCCATAATCATTGATACGGTGAATTATGTTCTTATATTGGTAAATAATGACATCACATCCCACGTGGCCTGTGAATAATCCAATTTCTCTGAGTGCAAATTCCAATCATCTTCGGCAAACACCAATTCTTAAAACTGAACCCTCGAACATCTACAAAAAACTACTCTTCAACTTAAAAACTCACCAACTTCAAATCAAAAATTGTCCAAACGCTTACTAGGTGGCATTTGGTTTTCCAAAATAATTTTGCAAAAACGTTTTTCCAATTTTTGCATACTATTTCACATAATTCAGCTCTGAGCCAACGATCGATCAACTCCTACACCATTCTTAGACCAAGAATAGAAAATTCTCATGAGCAAACCAATAAAGTAATAGTAGATTCTAAACATAATGATAATTGAGTTCAATGATTTACATTGTTATGTATGGACATGTGAATATAAAACAAGAAATCACTCCTGGAGGACAAACGAACCCTCTATTCTTTTCCCCAGAGGTTGTGAAGCAAAACTCAAAGGATTAAATGCATCGTCGAAACTTGAAGCAGGAGCGGGCTTGAATTCATAAGGACCTCCTTTTACACCCCAAACCTGTAATATTGGACAAAAAATACATGTCTTGTCAGAGGCTGTCGGTTCCTCAAACAAATCAATGAATAATTGAGACACGAATCACTAGGAGGCTTTTAAGGAAAAGGCAAGTTTGAAGCATATGGAACTAACTTGATTGCCATCAACATCATAGCCTCTATCCCAGGCATGTATCTCATTGTTCTTTAACACAGCTAGTTCGGAGGTACAGCGCGTTGCACCATTCTGCTACACAGGCAAAATAGACTTGCAGTACTTAATAGGAAAGGAGAAAACATCACAGGGTATCATGACGCGAATCTCGCCAGTAAAACTGATGAAAACTTAAGCAAATACCCATGAATTAGGAAATCCATCTGCAGGTGTTGAACCTTCATATAAGCATCGTTTCCCACGTTCACAGCGCTTTAGATGAATGGTAGTCAAATGTTCAGCAATATCCTGTGCATGACAATAGAATTAAAATGACTTCCCAGCAGAAACAGTAAGTTCCAAACATTTTTCAGTAGCATAACAATCAAACTAGGAATATATTAAACAGTTTGTCATGGTTGGCTTGGTTATTTTAAGCAGCAGAGACATGGAATGAGGGAGAACATATGTATAAAGTTACAGACCTGAGCCTATATTCAAAAGTAAAGCATACGGGAAAAAAAGAGATCCGATCTTAATGTGTTCAAATGTTTACCCCAATAACTTCTTCAGGTTCCGGACGTTGGTCCCTAGGGCGATCGCAGAAGTTCTTGTACTCCTCTGCATCTCTGATGGCATATGTGCTTACCTAGAATTTGGCACAGGTGCAATGAAAACTTATTTGCGACGAAGAATGAAAATAAGGCTGCAAGGCTTGGTTTCTATCACcaacaattaaaaaaaacatatcaCCAACAATTAAAAGTAAGGATACTGAGAGTAGAGATGTTAAAGGAACTAGAATTTATTAGCATGAATACTAGACAAAAGGTATATCATTCCCACTACCATCAGCACAAGTATTTTCCTAAACAACCAGCAGACTACCTTCATGCTACTTTTAAAGACACCCAAACATCCTCTCACCCAAACCCATCATAGAGTTGAAACGAGTAATAATTCATGAGAACAGGCTTGTAAGGGAAGTAGAACTGTGTCCAATGACATTATTATACATAATGCAACAAGAAATGGTGATGGTTCTACATTAATTAGTACTAGATTACTAGTAAGTGGTAtgccactcgtgccaaacaaaaagtGTGAAGAGGCTTAGCAAGGGCAGTAGAATATTAGAATTTAGAGAAACTTCAGGCCACAGAAAATATGAATTGGGACCAACCTCAACATCACATTTCAGCTCCTTTGCACAAGGCTTGACCATGAAAAACCTCTGCAACAGAATGTTATATTAGAATTGATTGAGCTCGAGTGCTCTTAACTATAAGAGCAACTAAAATAAAATAGCTACTGTGATGTCATCTTATATGATTATCTGGGTTTCAGCAACCAAAGCAACAGAACAAAGAACTTAAATTAAGGTAGCAGGTCTATAATGCAACAGTCTTGATTATaacaagaacaaaaagaaaataatattggATGTTACTCACCTGTCggaagggtttatggggtgtccgCCAAAATGCCTACAACACAAAAGAAGATCCATCATAAAACCGACTTTCATGGGTCCAACCAGAAGCATGGAGGAAGAAACTAAAGCAAGATATAGACGTACCTGTTCAAAATATAAAACTTTAGAGCCATCTACCATGTCGGCAGCAGGACAGGAAAGCCATCTATACATAGAAAACATGAAAGTTGAATAAAAGGTTTAAATAACAGAACTTCCCCCAATTTTTTTACTACATCAAGAGATGATCATATGCTTCCAGAAGCAAGACTTCTGGAGAGAAACATGCTTACATGCCCGTCGCAGTCATTGGAAGATTGCTATCCAAATTATTGAAAGGTACGCATCCTAAAGATAGTAACTTCGCAGGCCAATCAAGCAACGACATACAAAGTGGACAAGATTTTATCAATCTGCTAAGCCTCAATTCAGACTATCTCGGGCTAATTTCGTCTCCAGAAATTCAAGTTaaaaaggttcaatacatattaCAGTTTTTAGCTAAACCTTCTCCCTGATAAAGTTTGGCAGTAATATTTCAACGCAAATCCAAAATCAAAACTGAAATAGTGAAAATTATAAGCGAAAAACATAATACCtgaaattaaaataattatcAGGATCCCTAACAGCTTGCTCCTTGGAAAACTACAATAAAACTCGAAAAAATCAGTTATTCTCACTTTCTTCACTCTCACTTTCTTCACAGTTCCAGAGGAGCAAAAGTAGCAGAAATAGAAAAACAGTAGCGTAGCAAAAAAAATAGTACCTTTTCACCGCTAAGTGACTGTGCGACAATTCGAGCATGGTCCCAACGTGTGGTCGACTTAGTGAGCCGCCGTACCAATAAAGCGCCTCCGATAAGCACCAGCGACTTGAGAACCGCTCCACGAGCTCGGCTCCACCCGTTTGAGTTCGGATCCGACTTTGAGTCCGAAACCGACTCCGAGCCCGGGCACATACTCGTCTTTAACACTTTACAGTGGACTCTCTAATAGCAGATGATTTGACCTATAAATCATCCTCGAATTTTACaaacttgaattgaattcaaaTGCTTcagcttctttttcttctcaaatttctGCAAAATTACAAACTTCAGAAAATGGGGaaatttttgaagtattttttatTGGCGTAGAAGCATTGGCGAAAGTAGTCTCATGCCGTCCTCTCAATCCCCACCACTTGTTTTTTCAAGTCCGACCACATTATTGGACATATAGTAGAATCTTCTACTGGGCTCAAGCCCACTATTATCCCAATCTCAATGTCAGCTATAAGGCCCACTTGCATCAATCTCCAACGTTTTTATATCTTTTCTAATTCTTCtctcttgaaaaagaaaaagatttagCTAAAGGTGTAAAAAAGGTAATTAAGTAATAATTGAttgatataataagaaagataacggttttcctttttttccctttAGTGATATAAAACTTTGATAACATTGTGTATACGGGTAACAATCGGGGATAGAGCATATCCCGATTTTCCGGTGAAGAAAACGGAAGGGCATGGACACACGAGACAGAAAATCGAGGCCGGGGACCTTTCGCATCAAGACCCACGAAAGAAGAACAATATGTTCATCATCGGGCATGATAAAGCAACGCTCCCCGGACCCAGAACGAGTTCTAAAACCTCGAAAAACACGGAAAACGGTTATACACAATGGATAAAGGGCCGTCATATTCATACCTGACCGGATATCACGGTGCGAGTCTCGCTCGATGTCGGTTACAGATCGGTAATTAATAAGAAAGAAagatttttaccctttttagacttgtattagggattaaattctcctactatataatgGGGACGTGTTTTCTTTTGAGGGACACATCGTAACATGCAAATCAAGGCAATACAAATTCATTTTTCTGTTTTCTAGCTATtgcaaaaattcttatttaacTGTTTGTTCTTCATCCGATTTGGGTTCGAACAAAGGGTCTGATCGGGGGCGAAACTACTGTTCAACCTAGGTTCGGGCTAGGCCGTAACATTACAATTGGTTTGATCATTCATTTGGTCTTTAACTCGtttatctaatattcttgattatttgtaatAAATCAatctacatatccttaaaaccgtgtacaaatttaattattatccgatttaagggtaaatagtttagcgcccaccgtggggctaaggataatagtggtgatttgatacaaatctccataacacactctattttacgcttgttctttaaaGTCTCAATTTCATGTCAGTTTAAAAATGTTAAATTCTCAGTCTGCCCACTTGAACGTTGACGTTGAGTCTGGCCATCATGGCGAAAACAATAACCTGGTGCCTAGCAACGAGGTGCCTCCTGCTGATCCCAACGGAGTCCCAGTTGCCGATCCGGTCGATACTAACTCATAGGTGGCCATCGACGCCAGTCTACCAACTGATCCTGAAAACAGCGCTCGCGGAAGACCCTGGCCAACAACTCGAGAAGCGCCCGAAAGTGAAGGCGATGGGGGTTAGCCTACGGTTaatcttcaaaatgttgcaggCTTAACAGGCGACGATAGCGCAACTACAGAACCAAAGCCACGCCCCCAGCAGGGTTGAGCCCAAACAATCCCAGGAAAACATCCGAAGGAACGAACAGATCACTGAGAAACAGGGTTAAGTTGAGCCCGGGGTCAATCCCAAAAAAATAAAGATGCTTGAAGCATTAACAAAGTGGGTAGAGTCAGGCgagaagaaaattgaggccaaTAACAAGAAGGTGGAAATATATAATTTCAGGGTCAATCAAATCCCGAGAGCACCCCCTGATATTGAAAGGGTCAGATTCTAAGAAATTTATCCATAAGTCTTTTCCTCCCAGCGCAGCACCAAAGCTGATCCCAAAGAGGTTTCGTATGCCCgatatcccaaaatataacgGAACCACAGATccgaatgagcatgtgacctcctatgcATGTGCAATCAAAGAAAATGACttgaaagatgatgaaatcgagtcgGTATTACTGAAGAAGTTTGTGGAGACTTTGTCCAAAGgagaaatgatatggtatcacaacttaccctcAAATTCCATTGACTCATTTGTTATGCTTGCATATGCTTTCGTgaaggcccatgccggggcctTCAAGGTCGCGACCAGAATATCAGACATTTTCATAGTTAAACAAAGAGACAACGAAATGCTCGGGGAGTTCGTTTCAATGTTCCAGATGGAACAGATAGACCTGCCTCCAGTTacagatgattgggccattcaggACTTCACTCAGGGGATTAAACTTCGAAGCTCCTTGGCTTCACAgtagctaaaacaaaatttggtagagTACCCAGTGGTGACTTAGGTCGACGTCCACAACAGGTACCGGTCGAAGATCatggtcgaggacgaccaacttgGAGCCCCTTCTGGGTTT is drawn from Nicotiana tabacum cultivar K326 chromosome 22, ASM71507v2, whole genome shotgun sequence and contains these coding sequences:
- the LOC107760089 gene encoding putative beta-1,4-xylosyltransferase IRX10L → MRNWTWGFVGLLYLALLLKIEALKFHRTEQTERISGSAGDVLEDDPVGRLKVFVYELPSKYNKKILQKDQRCLNHMFAAEIYMHRFLLSSAVRTFNPEEADWFYTPVYTTCDLTPNGLPLPFKSPRMMRSAIQLIASNWPYWNRTEGADHFFITPHDFGACFHYQEEKAIERGILPLLQRATLVQTFGQRNHVCLKDGSITIPPYAPPQKMQSHLIPPDTPRSIFVYFRGLFYDVGNDPEGGYYARGARAAVWENFKDNPLFDISTEHPTTYYEDMQRAIFCLCPLGWAPWSPRLVEAVIFGCIPVIIADDIVLPFADAIPWEDIGVFVAEKDVPNLDTILTSIPPEEILRKQRLLANPSMKQAMLFPQPAQSGDAFHQILNGLARKLPHDKSTYLKPGEKFLNWTAGPVGDLKPW
- the LOC107760088 gene encoding chromophore lyase CRL, chloroplastic isoform X1, whose amino-acid sequence is MCPGSESVSDSKSDPNSNGWSRARGAVLKSLVLIGGALLVRRLTKSTTRWDHARIVAQSLSGEKFSKEQAVRDPDNYFNFRWLSCPAADMVDGSKVLYFEQAFWRTPHKPFRQRFFMVKPCAKELKCDVEVSTYAIRDAEEYKNFCDRPRDQRPEPEEVIGDIAEHLTTIHLKRCERGKRCLYEGSTPADGFPNSWQNGATRCTSELAVLKNNEIHAWDRGYDVDGNQVWGVKGGPYEFKPAPASSFDDAFNPLSFASQPLGKRIEGSFVLQE
- the LOC107760088 gene encoding chromophore lyase CRL, chloroplastic isoform X2, producing the protein MCPGSESVSDSKSDPNSNGWSRARGAVLKSLVLIGGALLVRRLTKSTTRWDHARIVAQSLSGEKFSKEQAVRDPDNYFNFRWLSCPAADMVDGSKVLYFEQAFWRTPHKPFRQRFFMVKPCAKELKCDVEVSTYAIRDAEEYKNFCDRPRDQRPEPEEVIGDIAEHLTTIHLKRCERGKRCLYEGSTPADGFPNSWNGATRCTSELAVLKNNEIHAWDRGYDVDGNQVWGVKGGPYEFKPAPASSFDDAFNPLSFASQPLGKRIEGSFVLQE